A single Triticum dicoccoides isolate Atlit2015 ecotype Zavitan chromosome 2A, WEW_v2.0, whole genome shotgun sequence DNA region contains:
- the LOC119355351 gene encoding uncharacterized protein LOC119355351: MLSQIKIDVLDFLPEGTTACYQREIVRINGAAVEATKSIMSRRDPSRNTIHLLSMKFFLRDNDTISIGHAVGQIMATHKVEIAQFAIFTEAHYSRRGDDDLVYYGGNFMLFFEACPGAFGGLTCLKLQDLRFGKSDICNVLLTCKQLKHLRMFNCDSGVWATLHVEHLQLSELEIVNCSFRKVVLISLPKLTQMAFHGWIAFQDPLSVGDVPLLETVDLTNVCLSSHKMVKSSEFLGGTSVRNLSLGFESEKIWVQPEHLTRQLASVFCQLTFVHMAEIPEGYDLSWSLFILEAAPNLKELYLTVRDHLCTMETDREKRRALSYSIRKGVRWESSASRFQHRRLETLVIFGFESEEYMLTHVRCVMEAAVNLKNVFLYNRMRVRCAATTLRHPASPLLRLRSFWWRR; the protein is encoded by the exons ATGCTCTCTCAAATTAAGATAGACGTTTTGGATTTCCTCCCTGAGGGAACAACTGCATGCTACCAACGCGAAATTGTTCGAATCAATGGAGCTGCGGTTGAAGCAACAAAGAGCATCATGTCACGCAGGGATCCAAGCCGAAACACCATCCACCTCCTGTCCATGAAGTTCTTTTTGAGAGACAATGACACCATATCCATTGGACATGCTGTTGGACAGATCATGGCTACCCACAAGGTTGAGATAGCCCAATTCGCAATTTTTACAGAGGCGCATTACTCCCGCCGCGGCGATGATGATCTGGTCTACTATGGGGGAAATTTTATGTTGTTCTTTGAAGCTTGCCCGGGTGCATTTGGTGGTCTCACGTGCCTCAAACTGCAGGATTTGAGATTTGGTAAATCAGACATCTGTAATGTCCTCCTTACCTGCAAGCAACTAAAACACCTACGCATGTTCAATTGCGACTCAGGGGTTTGGGCCACACTGCATGTTGAACACCTGCAGCTCAGTGAGCTTGAGATCGTTAATTGTTCATTTAGAAAAGTCGTGCTCATCTCCCTCCCAAAACTCACACAGATGGCCTTTCATGGTTGGATCGCTTTCCAAGATCCACTATCAGTTGGTGATGTACCATTGCTCGAGACTGTAGATCTCACCAATGTTTGTCTTAGTAGCCACAAAATGGTCAAGTCAAGTGAGTTTCTTGGCGGCACCTCTGTGCGTAACCTGAGTTTAGGATTTGAGAGCGAAAAG ATTTGGGTGCAACCAGAACATCTGACGAGACAGCTGGCATCCGTGTTCTGCCAGCTAACTTTTGTGCATATGGCTGAAATTCCAGAAGGGTATGACCTCTCCTGGTCATTGTTCATTCTTGAAGCTGCGCCCAACTTGAAGGAGTTATATTTGACG GTGCGGGATCATTTGTGTACAATGGAAACGgacagggagaagaggagggcactCTCGTATAGCATAAGGAAGGGTGTAAGGTGGGAATCATCTGCATCTCGTTTCCAGCACCGGCGTCTGGAAACGCTAGTAATCTTTGGTTTTGAATCTGAAGAATACATGCTGACGCATGTCAGGTGTGTCATGGAAGCAGCGGTGAATCTAAAGAATGTGTTCCTATACAATAGGATGCGTGTAAGATGTGCCGCGACAACCCTCCGCCATCCAGCTTCCCCTTTGCTGAGACTAAGAAGCTTTTGGTGGAGAagataa